TGCAGCTCGCCCTGGAGCGATTCGCCCCCGCGATTCCCTTCGAAGAGTACCTCGCCTTGAGCCTTCCGGGCATCCGGCATGGCTACTTGTGGCAGGTGCTGACGTTCCAGTTCCTGCACGGCGGGGTGCTGCATCTGCTGCTCAACTGCTGGGCGCTTTATGTCTTCGGCCGGGAACTGGAGGACTTCCTGGGCCGGGCGTCGTTTCTCAAGCTCTACCTGTTCAGCGGCGTGCTTGGCGGCGTGATCCAGCTGGCGTGCGCGTGGATTTCCCCCCGCTATTTCGGGGGTCTGTTGGTCGGCGCTTCTGCGGGCGTTTTTGGCCTGGTCGCCGCCTACGCGGCTCTCTTTCCCGAGCGGCAGCTCACGATCCTATTGTTCTTCATCCTCCCGGTGACCCTGCGGGCGAAGATGCTTCTTTTCTGGGGTGCGGTGCTTGCGGTGGTCGGTGCGCTGATGCCGGGCGGCAACGTCGCTCATGCGGCGCATCTTGGAGGCATGCTGGGCGGTCTGCTCTTCCTCAACGTCTCCGGCCGTTCGTCCGGCGACGGCCTGTCCGCGCTCTGGGCCCGCTTTCGGCCCCGCTGGAACCCTCCGTCCCGCCCCCCCGGTCCGGGGGATTCCTGGCAGCGCCTCGATCGGGGCGGTCCGGCAGGCCGTCCGGGGTCGCGTCCGCCCCCGGTGGGACCGGACCAGTTCATGGCCGAGGAGGTGGACCCGATCCTCGAAAAAATCGCCGCTCACGGCATCCACAGCCTGACCCAGCGCGAACGGGAGATCCTGGAAAAGGCCCGGGCCCGCATGGGCCGGAGGTAGGTGGTTCGGCGGCTTCGGGGGCACCTCCTTGGGCCGCCGGACCGATCCCGATCAGCGTCGGTCCGGCGTCGGTTCGCGGCATTTGGGC
This genomic stretch from Verrucomicrobiia bacterium harbors:
- a CDS encoding rhomboid family intramembrane serine protease — translated: MREPSWRGGWSLTVVLIVANVATFVLQLALERFAPAIPFEEYLALSLPGIRHGYLWQVLTFQFLHGGVLHLLLNCWALYVFGRELEDFLGRASFLKLYLFSGVLGGVIQLACAWISPRYFGGLLVGASAGVFGLVAAYAALFPERQLTILLFFILPVTLRAKMLLFWGAVLAVVGALMPGGNVAHAAHLGGMLGGLLFLNVSGRSSGDGLSALWARFRPRWNPPSRPPGPGDSWQRLDRGGPAGRPGSRPPPVGPDQFMAEEVDPILEKIAAHGIHSLTQREREILEKARARMGRR